A window from Ureaplasma parvum serovar 3 str. ATCC 27815 encodes these proteins:
- the mba gene encoding multiple banded antigen, with protein sequence MKLLKNKKFWAMTLGVTLVGAGIVAIAASCSNSTVKSKLSNQFAKSTDGKSFYAVYEIENFKDLSNDDKKSLSNIEFNAALTSAENKTESTLEKGHLVGEKIYVKLPREPKPNEQLTIISKSGLIKTSGLLISDNLNYQTEKVNFETTQPGKEQPAGKEQPAGKEQPAGKEQPAGKEQPAGKEQPAGKEQPAGKEQPAGKEQPAGKEQPAGKEQPAGKEQPAGKEQPAGKEQPAGKEQPAGKEQPAGKEQPAGKEQPAGKEQPAGKEQPAGKEQPAGKEQPAGKEQPAGKEQPAGKEQPAGKEQPAGKEQPAGKEQPAGKEQPAGKEQPAGKEQPAGKEQPAGKEQPAGKEQPAGKEQPAGKEQPAGKEQPAGKEQPAGKEQPAGKEQPAGKETTGK encoded by the coding sequence ATGAAATTATTAAAAAATAAAAAATTCTGAGCTATGACATTAGGTGTTACCTTAGTTGGAGCTGGAATAGTTGCTATAGCAGCTTCATGTTCTAATTCAACTGTTAAATCTAAGTTAAGTAACCAATTTGCTAAATCAACAGACGGTAAAAGTTTTTATGCGGTTTACGAAATTGAAAACTTTAAAGATCTAAGTAATGATGATAAAAAATCATTAAGTAACATTGAATTTAATGCTGCACTTACATCAGCTGAAAACAAAACAGAAAGTACACTTGAAAAAGGTCATTTAGTTGGTGAAAAAATTTACGTTAAATTACCTCGTGAACCAAAACCTAATGAACAATTAACTATTATTAGTAAAAGTGGATTAATCAAGACTTCAGGTTTGTTAATATCTGATAATTTGAATTATCAAACAGAAAAAGTGAACTTTGAAACTACACAACCAGGTAAAGAACAACCAGCAGGTAAAGAACAACCAGCAGGTAAAGAACAACCAGCAGGTAAAGAACAACCAGCAGGTAAAGAACAACCAGCAGGTAAAGAACAACCAGCAGGTAAAGAACAACCAGCAGGTAAAGAACAACCAGCAGGTAAAGAACAACCAGCAGGTAAAGAACAACCAGCAGGTAAAGAACAACCAGCAGGTAAAGAACAACCAGCAGGTAAAGAACAACCAGCAGGTAAAGAACAACCAGCAGGTAAAGAACAACCAGCAGGTAAAGAACAACCAGCAGGTAAAGAACAACCAGCAGGTAAAGAACAACCAGCAGGTAAAGAACAACCAGCAGGTAAAGAACAACCAGCAGGTAAAGAACAACCAGCAGGTAAAGAACAACCAGCAGGTAAAGAACAACCAGCAGGTAAAGAACAACCAGCAGGTAAAGAACAACCAGCAGGTAAAGAACAACCAGCAGGTAAAGAACAACCAGCAGGTAAAGAACAACCAGCAGGTAAAGAACAACCAGCAGGTAAAGAACAACCAGCAGGTAAAGAACAACCAGCAGGTAAAGAACAACCAGCAGGTAAAGAACAACCAGCAGGTAAAGAACAACCAGCAGGTAAAGAACAACCAGCAGGTAAAGAACAACCAGCAGGTAAAGAACAACCAGCAGGTAAAGAACAACCAGCAGGTAAAGAACAACCAGCAGGTAAAGAACAACCAGCAGGTAAAGAAACTACTGGAAAATAA
- a CDS encoding DUF1410 domain-containing protein, with protein sequence MNYQTEKVNFEAASAPSQQPSPTPAPKTEEPKENGGSEQQADQPENSKKDDVVASGVKISEVKNNTATIEVTFSKFELADANKKDFVLEVIKKADTNPIQASDLKYDEASKTLSGKLSGLNSNVDYEISKLTLNGKEVKFNEEELLKSYVKNAKLFMTFNKENKKINVKLQNFDILNSLEENQPILTFDIEIKKDSSLQVVHKSLTKNQLSNLNGLEIDLKDKMNGNNANYDVKLTNAKLLNVNIETQK encoded by the coding sequence TTGAATTATCAAACAGAAAAAGTGAACTTTGAAGCAGCTTCAGCTCCAAGCCAACAACCATCTCCGACTCCAGCTCCAAAAACTGAAGAACCAAAAGAAAATGGTGGTAGCGAACAGCAAGCTGATCAACCAGAAAATTCTAAAAAAGATGATGTTGTAGCTAGTGGTGTAAAAATTAGTGAAGTCAAAAATAATACTGCTACTATTGAAGTTACATTTAGTAAATTTGAATTAGCAGATGCTAATAAAAAAGATTTTGTTTTAGAAGTTATTAAGAAAGCTGATACAAATCCAATTCAAGCAAGTGATTTAAAATATGATGAAGCATCTAAAACATTAAGCGGTAAACTAAGTGGTTTAAATTCAAATGTTGACTATGAAATTTCAAAACTAACTTTAAATGGTAAAGAAGTCAAATTTAATGAAGAAGAGTTGTTAAAATCATATGTTAAAAATGCAAAATTATTTATGACATTCAACAAAGAAAATAAGAAAATTAATGTTAAATTACAAAATTTTGATATTTTAAATTCTTTAGAAGAAAATCAACCTATATTAACATTTGATATTGAAATTAAAAAAGATAGTAGTTTACAAGTAGTTCATAAATCATTAACAAAGAATCAATTATCAAATCTTAATGGTTTAGAAATTGATTTAAAAGATAAAATGAATGGAAATAATGCAAATTATGATGTTAAATTAACCAATGCTAAATTGTTAAATGTTA